From the genome of Pelobacter propionicus DSM 2379, one region includes:
- the rpsL gene encoding 30S ribosomal protein S12, producing MPTINQLIRIGRENKRDKSTAPALKCCPQKRGVCTRVYTTTPKKPNSALRKVARVRLTNGIEVTSYIPGVGHNLQEHSVVLIRGGRVKDLPGVRYHIVRGTLDSVGVKDRKKSRSKYGAKRPK from the coding sequence ATGCCAACGATTAATCAGTTGATTCGTATAGGCAGGGAAAACAAGCGTGACAAGTCAACCGCGCCTGCACTGAAATGCTGCCCCCAGAAGCGTGGGGTCTGTACTAGGGTGTATACAACGACACCCAAGAAGCCGAATTCGGCTCTTCGTAAGGTTGCCAGGGTTCGCTTGACTAATGGAATCGAAGTTACGTCCTATATCCCCGGTGTTGGTCATAATCTGCAGGAGCACTCGGTTGTTCTGATACGTGGTGGCAGGGTTAAAGACCTTCCTGGTGTGCGCTATCATATTGTTCGTGGTACGCTTGATTCTGTTGGGGTGAAGGACCGCAAGAAGAGTCGTTCCAAGTACGGCGCGAAGCGGCCGAAATAA
- the rpoC gene encoding DNA-directed RNA polymerase subunit beta', which translates to MEDYFSFFDKPKDPLHFSAIRISVSSPEKIRERSHGEVKKPETINYRTFKPERDGLFCAKIFGPTKDYECNCGKYKRMKHRGIICEKCGVEVIPSKVRRERLGHIDLATPVAHIWFLKSLPSRIGNLLDITLKDLEKVLYFEAFVISDPKNSPLQFCEVMSEDKFLKAQQEYGYDAFSGGMGAEAIRECLKAIDLDELSGQLRTEMMESTSEAKRKKTAKRLKVLEAFKSSGNKPEWMILECIPVLPPELRPLVPLDGGRFATSDLNDLYRRVINRNNRLKRLVELQAPEVIIRNEKRMLQEAVDALFDNGRRGRAIAGPNKRPLKSLSDMLKGKSGRFRQNLLGKRVDYSGRSVIVVGPELKLHQCGLPKKMALELFKPFIYNKLEERGYVTTIKSAKKMVEKERPEVWDVLEEVIREHPVMLNRAPTLHRLGIQAFEPVLIEGKAIQLHPLVCTAFNADFDGDQMAVHLPLSVESQVEARVLMMSTNNILSPAHGKPIIVPSQDMVLGAYYMTRDRRFERVIDETTGKEKIDAESGLPIYRKVKGTGKVFSGPDEVRIAFDAGEVDMQATVKVRMKNLVSDEKPQMIDTTVGRVILKEILPDSVPFSAVNKVMNKKELSNLVDTCYRMADNKETVILADKLKDIGFRYANLAGISICLDDMVIPEGKTEILTKAEDEVKEIQNQYTEGLITDGERYNKVIDIWAKATEDIAKEMLDNLSKEKFFVEGVGVSEEASFNAIHMMADSGARGSHQQIRQLAGMRGLMAKPSGEIIETPITANFREGLTVLQYFISTHGARKGLADTALKTANSGYLTRRLVDVAQDAIIAEEDCGTLDGLVVSSLTEGGEVIEHIGDRILGRVALDDILDPITGDVLVAANEDIDENLVKRIEDAGLEKVKIRSVLTCQSRRGICSKCYGRDLARGHSVNMGEAVGVIAAQSIGEPGTQLTMRTFHIGGTASRRAEQTSLESRTDGILKFINLNTVINAEGHHIVMNRNGEIAVVDETGREREKYLVLYGAKIKIAPGGAVTQGGILAEWDPYTMPILTEFSGKVKFGDIVEGVTMEEQLDEVTGLSRKVIIESKDSDKRPRIAIKGMGGDSADAVTGTIGRYFLPVGANITVQDDSVISAGDIIAKIPRETTKTKDITGGLPRVAELFEARKPKDFAVISEIDGRVSYGKDAKGKRKVIVTPEMGEPKEYLIPKGKHISVHEGDHVRAGEPLMDGSSNPHDILRVLGVKELAKYLVDEVQEVYRLQGVKINDKHIEVIVRQMLRRVRIKDVGDTSLLVDDQVERWVFETENQKVMNEGKRPAIAEPLLLGITKASLSTESFISAASFQETTKVLTQAAIEGKVDYLRGLKENVIMGRLIPAGTGLSSYRNIRMLTEASEPVAQAAESEDVPDVSQQEAA; encoded by the coding sequence GTGGAAGACTACTTCAGCTTCTTTGATAAACCCAAAGATCCGCTCCATTTTTCAGCAATTCGGATTTCCGTTTCCTCGCCGGAAAAGATCCGTGAGCGGTCCCACGGCGAAGTAAAAAAGCCAGAGACCATAAATTACCGGACGTTCAAGCCGGAACGGGATGGCCTGTTCTGCGCAAAAATATTTGGCCCGACCAAAGACTACGAGTGCAATTGCGGCAAATACAAGCGCATGAAGCACCGCGGTATTATCTGTGAAAAGTGCGGCGTCGAGGTTATTCCGTCCAAGGTCCGTCGCGAGCGACTCGGACATATCGACCTTGCCACACCGGTCGCTCATATCTGGTTCCTCAAGTCGCTGCCGTCGCGCATCGGCAACCTGCTTGACATCACCCTCAAGGATCTGGAAAAGGTCCTCTACTTTGAGGCCTTCGTTATCAGCGATCCCAAGAACAGTCCGCTCCAATTCTGCGAGGTGATGTCTGAGGACAAATTTCTCAAGGCTCAGCAGGAATATGGCTACGATGCCTTTTCAGGCGGCATGGGTGCCGAGGCCATCCGCGAGTGTCTGAAAGCCATCGATCTGGACGAACTCTCCGGTCAGTTGCGCACCGAGATGATGGAGTCCACCAGCGAGGCCAAGCGCAAGAAAACTGCCAAGCGCCTGAAGGTGCTGGAGGCATTCAAGTCTTCGGGAAACAAACCAGAATGGATGATCCTGGAATGTATCCCGGTCCTGCCGCCCGAGTTGCGCCCCCTGGTGCCCCTGGACGGTGGTCGCTTTGCAACATCAGACCTCAACGATCTGTACCGCCGAGTTATCAATCGCAACAACCGTCTGAAGCGATTGGTGGAGCTTCAGGCGCCTGAGGTTATCATCCGCAATGAAAAGCGCATGCTGCAGGAGGCCGTGGATGCTCTGTTCGACAACGGCCGCCGCGGCAGGGCGATCGCGGGTCCCAACAAGCGGCCGCTGAAATCCCTCTCCGACATGCTCAAGGGAAAATCCGGCCGTTTCCGTCAGAACCTGCTGGGAAAGCGCGTCGATTATTCCGGACGTTCAGTTATCGTTGTCGGCCCGGAACTGAAGTTGCACCAGTGCGGTCTTCCCAAGAAAATGGCCCTGGAACTGTTCAAGCCTTTCATCTACAACAAGCTTGAGGAGCGCGGCTACGTCACCACTATCAAGAGCGCTAAGAAGATGGTGGAGAAGGAGCGCCCCGAGGTGTGGGACGTGCTGGAGGAGGTTATCAGGGAGCACCCGGTCATGCTCAACCGCGCTCCCACACTGCACCGCCTCGGCATCCAGGCCTTTGAGCCGGTATTGATCGAGGGCAAGGCTATCCAGCTTCACCCGCTGGTCTGTACCGCATTCAACGCCGACTTCGACGGCGACCAGATGGCGGTACATCTCCCGCTTTCCGTGGAGAGCCAGGTGGAAGCTCGCGTCCTGATGATGTCCACCAATAATATCCTCTCGCCGGCCCACGGCAAGCCGATCATCGTGCCTTCCCAGGACATGGTTCTGGGAGCCTACTACATGACTCGTGACAGGCGCTTCGAGCGCGTGATAGACGAGACGACCGGCAAGGAGAAGATCGATGCGGAAAGCGGTCTGCCGATCTACCGCAAGGTAAAGGGCACCGGCAAGGTCTTTTCCGGTCCAGACGAGGTTCGCATCGCCTTTGACGCCGGTGAGGTCGACATGCAGGCCACCGTCAAGGTGCGCATGAAGAATCTGGTCAGCGACGAAAAACCGCAGATGATCGACACCACTGTGGGGCGCGTTATTCTCAAGGAGATACTGCCGGATTCGGTACCGTTTAGCGCCGTAAACAAGGTCATGAACAAGAAGGAACTCTCCAATCTCGTTGATACCTGTTACCGCATGGCGGACAACAAGGAGACGGTCATTCTTGCCGACAAGCTGAAAGACATCGGCTTCCGTTACGCCAACCTGGCAGGGATTTCCATCTGTCTCGACGACATGGTCATCCCGGAGGGCAAAACCGAGATTCTCACCAAGGCTGAGGACGAGGTTAAGGAAATTCAGAACCAGTATACCGAAGGTCTGATTACCGATGGCGAACGCTACAACAAGGTCATCGACATCTGGGCTAAAGCTACCGAGGATATTGCCAAGGAGATGCTTGATAACCTTTCCAAGGAAAAATTCTTCGTCGAAGGGGTAGGCGTTTCTGAGGAGGCCTCGTTCAACGCCATTCATATGATGGCTGATTCAGGAGCGAGGGGTTCGCACCAGCAGATTCGTCAGCTGGCCGGCATGCGCGGCCTTATGGCTAAGCCGTCGGGCGAGATTATTGAAACGCCGATTACCGCCAACTTCCGTGAAGGATTGACGGTGCTGCAGTACTTCATCTCAACCCATGGTGCACGAAAGGGTCTGGCTGACACAGCCCTCAAAACGGCAAACTCCGGATACCTGACCCGTCGTCTGGTGGACGTTGCTCAGGATGCCATCATTGCTGAGGAAGATTGCGGCACGCTCGATGGCCTGGTTGTGTCGTCCCTCACCGAGGGGGGCGAGGTTATCGAGCATATCGGAGACCGCATTCTCGGCCGCGTGGCTCTGGATGACATCCTCGACCCGATTACCGGAGACGTACTTGTTGCTGCTAACGAGGATATCGATGAGAACCTGGTCAAGCGCATCGAGGATGCAGGACTTGAGAAGGTCAAGATCCGCTCCGTGCTTACCTGTCAGAGTCGGCGCGGCATCTGCTCCAAATGCTACGGTCGAGACCTGGCGCGCGGTCACAGCGTCAATATGGGTGAGGCCGTGGGAGTCATTGCGGCGCAGTCCATCGGCGAACCGGGAACGCAGCTTACCATGCGTACATTCCACATCGGCGGTACCGCGTCCCGTCGCGCCGAGCAGACTTCGCTGGAATCTCGTACTGACGGTATTCTCAAGTTTATCAACCTGAACACGGTTATTAATGCCGAGGGACATCATATCGTCATGAACCGCAACGGGGAAATCGCCGTTGTGGATGAAACCGGCCGTGAACGTGAAAAATATCTTGTCCTCTATGGAGCGAAAATTAAGATCGCTCCGGGGGGCGCGGTCACCCAGGGGGGCATCCTGGCCGAATGGGATCCCTATACCATGCCGATTCTTACCGAGTTCAGCGGTAAGGTGAAATTCGGTGACATAGTTGAGGGTGTGACCATGGAGGAGCAGCTCGACGAAGTCACCGGCCTGTCCCGCAAGGTCATCATCGAATCGAAGGACAGCGACAAGCGCCCGCGCATTGCCATCAAAGGCATGGGCGGCGACTCAGCCGATGCGGTCACCGGTACCATCGGGCGCTACTTCCTCCCCGTCGGCGCAAACATCACGGTGCAGGACGATAGCGTCATTAGCGCCGGTGACATCATCGCCAAGATTCCCCGGGAAACGACCAAGACCAAGGACATTACCGGTGGTCTTCCGCGAGTGGCCGAGTTGTTCGAGGCTCGCAAGCCGAAGGACTTTGCCGTTATTTCGGAAATTGACGGACGTGTTTCCTATGGTAAGGATGCAAAGGGGAAGCGCAAAGTCATTGTCACGCCTGAGATGGGCGAACCGAAGGAATACCTGATTCCAAAGGGGAAGCACATCAGCGTGCACGAGGGTGACCATGTCCGTGCCGGGGAGCCGTTGATGGATGGCTCATCCAACCCCCATGATATCCTGCGCGTATTGGGCGTCAAGGAACTTGCCAAGTATCTGGTGGATGAGGTTCAGGAGGTGTACCGCCTGCAGGGGGTTAAGATTAACGACAAGCATATCGAAGTAATCGTTCGCCAGATGCTGCGGCGTGTTCGCATCAAGGATGTGGGCGATACATCACTGCTGGTTGACGATCAGGTGGAGCGCTGGGTTTTCGAGACTGAGAACCAGAAAGTAATGAATGAGGGCAAGCGTCCCGCCATAGCAGAACCGCTACTACTCGGCATTACCAAGGCGTCTCTTTCCACAGAATCGTTTATTTCCGCAGCCTCGTTTCAGGAGACGACCAAGGTGCTTACGCAGGCGGCTATCGAGGGTAAAGTGGACTATCTGAGGGGCTTGAAGGAAAATGTCATTATGGGGCGGTTGATCCCCGCTGGTACGGGGCTTTCAAGCTACCGGAACATCCGCATGCTTACGGAAGCCAGTGAACCGGTTGCGCAGGCTGCTGAAAGTGAGGATGTTCCCGATGTGAGTCAGCAGGAAGCAGCATAG
- the rpoB gene encoding DNA-directed RNA polymerase subunit beta, whose amino-acid sequence MAYSIANNHLLRKTFTKIKNIIDIPNLIDIQKNSYRRFLQQEGVSESRNNTGLEAVFRSVFPIKDFSESASLEYVSYSLSKPKYDVVECHQRGMTFAAPMKVKVRLVIWDTGKESGIRAIKDIKEQEVYFGEIPLMTDNGTFIINGTERVIVSQLHRSPGVFYDHDKGKTHSSGKVLYSARVIPYRGSWLDFEFDHKDILYVRIDRRRKMPATVLLKALGYSAEQLLNYYYKSEEIFLTGETPSKSIDAELLTLQKALVDVVDPKSGEVIVKANRKFTKASIRKMVEHDIKAVPITFDSIIGRYASSDVIDPATGEVLLECNEEVTAEKFDEIKAKGVESFRLLFIDNLHITSSFRDTLLMDKISTNDEALIEIYRRLRPGDPPTLKSSLALFENLFFNPERYDLSAVGRLKLNFKLGLKVWPECTVLNAPCMFGAEDIASFDELFRLLLAADNRFSQYVLARLPEDFVKVLRKHEPSQPVAEKLREQLLKELNNLVKDPDFYQKELFTGLALSQQTVALTEAIEGGVFEENRRVIEVLRRNRMIFEDLYAPVVLTSPKNDILEIVRYLIDLKNGRGAIDDIDHLGNRRVRAVGELLENQYRIGLVRMERAIKERMSLQEVENLMPHDLINSKPVSAVVKEFFGSSQLSQFMDQTNPLSEVTHKRRLSALGPGGLTRERAGFEVRDVHPTHYGRVCPIETPEGPNIGLIASLSTYARINDHGFVETPYRIVLDGKLTNEVRFFSALEEEGHAIAQANAEVDAEGRFVNDYVSARKSGEFILVHRDEIELMDVAPKQLVSVAAALIPFLENDDANRALMGSNMQRQAVPLLRADSPLVGTGMERIVAKDSGVSVIARHNGVVESVDASRIVVKIDESEVDETGTGVDIYNLIKFARSNQNTCINNKPVVKVGDVVKRHDVIADGPSTDMGELALGQNIVVAFMPWGGYNFEDSILVSEKLVKDDRYTSIHIEEYECVARDTKLGKEEITSDIPNLGEEALKDLDESGIIRIGAEVKPGDILVGKITPKGETQLSPEEKLLRAIFGEKAGDVRDTSLTVPPGVEGTVIGAKVFSRKGADKDTRTELIEKAEEEKLRKDEQDEIRIIRQSAEGKLHRLLIGKSLSVKLEDGEGNLILAKGKEITAEALKSLSINDMGAISVSDDGQTDDNVSKVIDTLNRQIELIQSVFEDKIQKLRRGDDLPPGVIKMVKVYIAIKRKLQVGDKMAGRHGNKGVVSRILPEEDMPYMEDGRPVEIVLNPLGVPSRMNVGQILETHLGWAAKGIGWRIEEMLQKQTSAESLKAYLKDVYGDDEVGTFIDGMDQEELMLVCRRLQRGVSMASPVFEGASEDKIKSMLGKAGFHSSGQVTLFDGRSGDPFKHKVTVGVMYVLKLHHLVDDKIHARSIGPYSLVTQQPLGGKAQFGGQRLGEMEVWAMEAYGAAYALQEFLTVKSDDVSGRTRMYEAIVKGKHTLEPGLPESFNVLIKELQSLCLDVELLEGEDE is encoded by the coding sequence ATGGCTTATTCGATCGCCAACAACCACCTGCTGCGTAAAACTTTTACCAAAATCAAGAATATCATCGATATTCCCAATCTCATTGACATACAGAAGAACTCCTACCGACGTTTCCTCCAGCAGGAGGGTGTTTCCGAATCCCGAAATAACACCGGGCTTGAAGCCGTTTTCAGAAGCGTTTTCCCGATCAAGGATTTCAGTGAAAGCGCTTCCCTCGAATACGTCTCCTATTCGCTCAGCAAGCCAAAATACGATGTGGTCGAGTGCCATCAGAGGGGCATGACTTTCGCCGCTCCCATGAAGGTCAAGGTTCGACTGGTTATTTGGGATACCGGTAAAGAAAGTGGCATCAGAGCAATCAAGGATATAAAAGAGCAGGAAGTTTACTTTGGTGAAATTCCCCTGATGACTGACAACGGGACATTTATCATCAATGGCACGGAGAGGGTTATCGTCAGTCAGTTGCACCGCTCCCCCGGCGTTTTCTACGATCATGATAAGGGCAAGACCCACTCCAGCGGAAAGGTGCTTTACTCTGCGCGCGTGATTCCTTACCGCGGGTCCTGGCTGGATTTTGAATTTGATCATAAAGATATACTTTATGTACGTATCGATCGCCGACGCAAGATGCCGGCTACGGTCCTGCTGAAGGCGCTTGGATACTCGGCGGAACAGCTGCTGAACTACTATTACAAGAGCGAAGAGATTTTTCTTACCGGCGAAACGCCTTCCAAGAGCATTGACGCGGAACTGCTGACGCTTCAGAAGGCGCTGGTTGACGTGGTCGATCCGAAGAGTGGCGAAGTCATCGTCAAGGCCAACCGCAAGTTCACCAAGGCTTCCATCAGGAAGATGGTCGAGCACGACATTAAGGCGGTACCCATCACCTTTGATAGCATCATCGGGCGTTACGCTTCCAGTGACGTCATCGATCCCGCAACCGGCGAGGTGCTGCTGGAGTGCAATGAGGAAGTGACGGCAGAAAAATTCGATGAGATTAAAGCCAAGGGGGTCGAGAGCTTCCGTCTGCTGTTCATCGACAATCTGCACATCACCTCATCCTTCCGCGACACACTGCTGATGGACAAGATCAGCACGAATGATGAGGCACTGATCGAAATCTACCGTCGACTCCGTCCGGGCGATCCTCCCACGCTGAAGAGTTCACTGGCGCTTTTCGAAAATCTGTTCTTCAACCCGGAGCGCTACGATCTCTCCGCAGTCGGCCGCTTGAAACTCAACTTCAAACTCGGTCTCAAGGTCTGGCCGGAATGCACGGTGCTCAATGCCCCCTGCATGTTCGGTGCTGAAGACATCGCTAGCTTCGATGAACTTTTCAGGCTCCTGCTTGCAGCTGATAACCGCTTTTCACAGTATGTTCTGGCGCGGCTTCCCGAGGATTTCGTTAAGGTGCTGCGCAAGCACGAACCTTCACAGCCGGTTGCGGAAAAATTGCGTGAACAGCTGCTTAAGGAACTGAATAATCTGGTCAAGGATCCTGACTTTTATCAGAAGGAACTGTTCACCGGCCTTGCGCTCAGCCAACAGACCGTTGCGCTGACGGAAGCCATCGAAGGGGGCGTCTTCGAGGAGAACCGTCGTGTGATCGAGGTTCTGCGCCGCAACCGGATGATCTTTGAGGACCTCTACGCCCCTGTGGTTCTGACCAGCCCCAAGAATGATATTCTTGAGATCGTCCGCTATCTGATCGACTTGAAGAACGGTCGCGGTGCTATCGATGATATCGATCATCTGGGCAATCGCCGCGTGCGCGCCGTGGGCGAACTGCTGGAGAACCAATACCGCATCGGCCTTGTCCGCATGGAGCGGGCCATCAAGGAACGCATGAGTCTGCAGGAGGTTGAAAACCTCATGCCGCATGACCTGATCAACTCCAAACCGGTATCTGCGGTGGTCAAGGAGTTCTTCGGCTCGTCCCAGTTATCCCAGTTCATGGACCAGACCAACCCGCTCTCCGAGGTAACCCACAAGCGCCGTCTCTCCGCTCTGGGACCGGGTGGCCTGACGCGCGAACGCGCCGGTTTCGAAGTTCGCGACGTTCATCCGACCCATTACGGCCGAGTCTGTCCGATTGAAACCCCCGAGGGACCAAACATCGGACTGATCGCATCTCTTTCTACCTATGCCCGGATAAACGATCATGGTTTCGTGGAGACCCCCTACCGTATCGTACTGGACGGCAAGCTGACCAATGAGGTCCGTTTCTTCTCAGCCCTTGAGGAGGAGGGGCATGCCATTGCCCAGGCCAATGCCGAGGTGGACGCAGAGGGGCGCTTTGTGAACGATTATGTTTCGGCGCGCAAGAGCGGCGAGTTCATCCTCGTTCACCGCGACGAGATCGAGCTGATGGACGTGGCTCCCAAGCAACTGGTTTCCGTTGCTGCCGCACTCATCCCGTTCCTTGAAAACGACGACGCCAACCGCGCGCTGATGGGCTCCAACATGCAGCGTCAGGCCGTTCCGCTGCTGCGCGCCGATTCACCGCTGGTCGGCACCGGCATGGAGCGCATCGTGGCCAAGGACTCCGGGGTCTCCGTGATAGCCCGCCATAACGGCGTGGTGGAGTCGGTCGATGCCTCCCGTATCGTTGTCAAGATCGACGAGTCCGAAGTGGATGAAACCGGTACCGGCGTGGACATTTACAACCTGATCAAGTTCGCCCGTTCGAACCAGAACACCTGCATCAACAATAAGCCGGTAGTCAAGGTCGGTGATGTGGTCAAGCGGCACGATGTCATCGCCGACGGTCCCTCGACCGATATGGGGGAACTTGCCCTTGGCCAGAATATCGTTGTGGCATTCATGCCGTGGGGCGGTTACAACTTCGAGGACTCCATCCTGGTATCCGAGAAACTGGTCAAGGATGATCGCTATACCTCCATCCACATAGAAGAGTACGAGTGCGTGGCGCGCGACACCAAGCTCGGTAAGGAAGAGATTACCTCCGATATTCCCAACCTGGGAGAGGAAGCTCTCAAGGACCTCGACGAATCGGGCATCATTCGCATCGGCGCCGAGGTAAAGCCGGGTGATATCCTGGTGGGCAAGATCACTCCCAAGGGAGAAACCCAGCTTTCGCCCGAGGAGAAACTGCTGCGGGCCATCTTCGGCGAGAAGGCCGGCGATGTGCGTGATACCTCCCTGACCGTTCCCCCCGGTGTCGAGGGGACGGTCATCGGTGCCAAGGTGTTTTCTCGCAAGGGAGCCGACAAGGATACCCGCACGGAACTCATCGAGAAGGCCGAAGAGGAGAAACTGCGCAAGGATGAGCAGGATGAGATCAGGATTATCCGCCAGTCTGCGGAAGGCAAGCTTCATCGTCTGCTGATCGGAAAATCTTTGTCCGTCAAGTTGGAGGACGGCGAAGGGAACCTCATTCTGGCCAAGGGCAAGGAAATTACTGCCGAGGCCCTGAAATCCCTTTCCATCAACGACATGGGCGCAATCTCGGTGAGCGACGATGGCCAAACCGATGACAATGTCAGCAAGGTCATCGATACGCTCAACCGCCAGATAGAGCTTATTCAGAGCGTGTTCGAAGACAAGATTCAGAAGCTTCGACGCGGCGATGACCTTCCTCCCGGGGTCATCAAGATGGTCAAGGTGTACATCGCCATCAAGCGCAAACTGCAGGTGGGCGACAAGATGGCAGGTCGCCACGGCAATAAGGGTGTTGTATCGCGCATCCTGCCCGAAGAGGACATGCCCTACATGGAGGACGGGCGGCCGGTGGAGATCGTCCTCAATCCCCTGGGTGTTCCCTCTCGTATGAACGTGGGCCAGATTCTTGAGACGCACCTCGGTTGGGCGGCAAAGGGGATCGGCTGGCGCATTGAGGAGATGCTCCAAAAACAGACATCCGCAGAGAGCCTGAAGGCGTATCTCAAAGATGTCTACGGCGACGACGAGGTTGGAACGTTCATAGATGGCATGGACCAGGAAGAACTCATGCTGGTCTGCAGGCGTCTCCAGCGCGGTGTATCCATGGCCTCCCCGGTTTTTGAGGGGGCTTCCGAAGACAAGATCAAGTCTATGCTCGGCAAGGCCGGATTTCACTCCTCCGGGCAGGTTACTCTGTTTGATGGCCGTTCCGGCGACCCGTTCAAGCACAAGGTCACCGTTGGTGTTATGTACGTTCTCAAGCTGCACCATTTGGTCGATGACAAGATCCATGCCCGTTCCATTGGCCCCTACAGCCTGGTTACCCAGCAACCACTGGGTGGCAAGGCCCAGTTCGGCGGCCAGCGTCTGGGCGAAATGGAGGTTTGGGCCATGGAGGCGTATGGCGCGGCCTACGCCCTGCAGGAATTCCTCACCGTCAAGTCCGATGACGTGTCCGGTCGTACGCGTATGTACGAAGCCATTGTCAAAGGCAAACATACGCTCGAACCGGGCTTGCCCGAATCCTTTAACGTTCTTATCAAGGAATTGCAGTCGCTCTGCCTTGATGTAGAGTTGCTAGAAGGCGAAGACGAATAG
- the rpsG gene encoding 30S ribosomal protein S7 — MPRRREVPKRNILPDPKFHDKTVAKLINVLMLAGKKSIAESILYGALDIVAQKTNDEAVKVLKKSLDNIKPALEVKSRRVGGSTYQVPIEVRPDRRVSLAMRWLIKYSTLRSEKTMKDKLAGEILDAYNSRGAAVKKREDVHKMAEANRAFAHYRW; from the coding sequence ATGCCGAGAAGAAGAGAAGTTCCCAAAAGAAATATTCTGCCGGATCCGAAGTTTCACGATAAGACGGTTGCGAAACTCATCAATGTCCTGATGCTTGCGGGTAAAAAAAGTATCGCTGAGTCCATACTCTATGGTGCGCTTGATATTGTTGCGCAGAAAACGAATGACGAGGCCGTAAAGGTGTTGAAGAAGAGCCTCGATAATATAAAGCCCGCTCTTGAAGTAAAGTCCCGCAGGGTTGGTGGTTCTACTTACCAGGTACCGATCGAGGTTCGCCCTGATCGCCGTGTGTCGCTGGCGATGCGCTGGTTGATTAAGTATTCGACATTGCGTAGCGAGAAGACCATGAAGGATAAGCTCGCAGGTGAGATTCTCGATGCATATAACAGTCGTGGAGCCGCGGTGAAGAAGCGTGAGGATGTACATAAGATGGCAGAAGCCAACCGCGCTTTTGCCCACTATCGCTGGTAA